Proteins found in one Larimichthys crocea isolate SSNF chromosome I, L_crocea_2.0, whole genome shotgun sequence genomic segment:
- the ankhd1 gene encoding ankyrin repeat and KH domain-containing protein 1 isoform X4 → MQDAVAGTAMLTDGFEDEIDSVTPRSPVAGMGVGATPGGVGLGGIGIGVGGKKVRLYGEPGGPAAERLDFKLAAAAVLSSGPGSGSDEDEVSEVESFILDQEDLDNPIMKTASELLLSSATDGVDLRTVDPETQARLEALLEAAGIGKLSTADGKAFADPEVLRRLTSSVSCALDEAAAALTRMRAENTLNAGQADNRSLAEACSDGDVNAVRKLLDEGRSVNEHTEEGESLLCLACSAGYYELAQVLLAMHANVEDRGIKGDITPLMAAASGGYVDIVKLLLVHGADVNAQSSTGNTALTYACAGGFVDVVKVLLKEGANIEDHNENGHTPLMEAASAGHVEVARVLLEYGAGINTHSNEFKESALTLACYKGHLDMVRFLLEAGADQEHKTDEMHTALMEACMDGHVEVARLLLDSGAQVNMPADSFESPLTLAACGGHVELAALLIERGANLEEVNDEGYTPLMEAAREGHEEMVALLLAQGANINAQTEETQETALTLACCGGFLEVADFLIKAGADIELGCSTPLMEAAQEGHLELVKYLLAAGANVHATTATGDTALTYACENGHTDVADVLLQAGANLEHESEGGRTPLMKAARAGHLCTVQFLISKGANVNRATANNDHTVVSLACAGGHLAVVELLLAHGADPTHRLKDGSTMLIEAAKGGHTNVVSYLLDYPNNILSVPAPDLSQLTPPSQDASQVPRVPFQALAMVVPPQEPDRAPSNIATPPPVSSKGVSKQRQAALQPGVPSSVGRGPEAEPLPPFHLCQPLECIVEETEGKLNELGQRISAIEKAQLQSLELIQGEPLTKDKIEELKKSREEQVQKKKKILKELQKVERQLQLKTQQQFTKEYMEAKGLKEEQEAGQSQGPGPGPGSTPSAPGPLPTTPGALVHTSSDTDEEANKDGEQEEQPGDEGEEDEEDDDEEEGSEEEGDGEEDDYPKLPQVGTILYRDGPQPPQQPPLPPSPQAQPQPPPPPVPAAFVPIQPLPDYNSADYPGSTSPELQRVLVGQQMLGQQQQGQQLPGLSPGMIPQQAPDGLMVATPAQTLTDTLDDIMAAVSSRVPMMNTTTSPTPLSQPPTQMPANIASPPSVLPLYPSVDIDAHTESNHDTALTLACAGGHEELVSVLIARGANIEHRDKKGFTPLILAATAGHVGVVEVLLDKGGDIEAQSERTKDTPLSLACSGGRQEVVELLLLRGANKEHRNVSDYTPLSLAASGGYVNIIKILLNAGAEINSRTGSKLGISPLMLAAMNGHVPAVKLLLDMGSDINAQIETNRNTALTLACFQGRAEVVSLLLDRKANVEHRAKTGLTPLMEAASGGYAEVGRVLLDKGADVNAPPVPSSRDTALTIAADKGHYKFCELLINRGAHIDVRNKKGNTPLWLAANGGHFDVVQLLVHASADVDAADNRKITPLMAAFRKGHVKVVQYLVKEVNQFPSDIECMRYIATIADKELLKKCHQCMETIVKAKDQQAAEANKNASILLKELDLEKSREESKKQALAAKREKRKEKRKKKKEEQKRKQEEEEGQKTKEDCSEMQEQKEDSADEAEVPIEPPSATTTTTIGISATSTTFTTAFGKKRASVATTPSTNRKNKKNKTKDSSPNEPIILQDPQVALAQHKADKNKIHGEPRGGGGGVTGGNSDSDPLDSTDCASESSSSGGKSQELNYLPDLTSSSSSSSSSSSSSSAPSSGAAQSQILLRGPEKRHCPQLPMDGKVDNKVTVSISKPTQKAPDMIDSSNSLPSPFKTMALPITSPNSKLCLTSPKRGQKREEGWKEVVRRSKKLSVPASVVSRIMGRGGCNITAIQDVTGAHIDVDKQKDKNGERMITIRGGTESTRYAVQLINALIQDPAKELEDLIPRNHIRAPGSKTTSASFPSTTGTTSGSTTGPKALSALVTSTGVSFQPSSSSSSASSQAGGKIGKGLSSNVRQPFPVSLPLAYAHPQLALLAAQTMHQIRHPRLPMAQFGGTFSPAASTWGPFPVRPVSPGSANSSPKHNGGTNGTGGQARPNSTHSEHSSTASSGASVTTTNTTTTIAPNTSTAAGSPHTPNPTPYNPQPSLPTPSSVRKQLFAPDPKPAGVAPVSVAATSSSGSNAVRGTGSPAHHSSTTTTANAPQQPVGPISQPPIQPTKTEPSAVAPPGKDKPSLPVENQPVSVSESINSVGFTAPAMALPPKPEPRQQLPPPPSSVPSSEAPPPLLNPQHSSHLPSAPPPVLSHNVAHPNNTVPHFSAPAPRVSHRMQPPGPYYSLPEQQQQQQQQQTQQQQSVFVPFNAQQEPPKQTQNQTSQPTTLPPQAQAQAPGSLQVSANLGMMNGSQMQHVASAGKPQQLPPNFGAAGLFNFSTIFDNNSQVGNNQVWGGCHLPARSPPEQSYSAPPAYMMENMMPPPPPDSSKAPGYRSASQRMVNSPIALTSYATSISGSPVYLHGHTPVGTPSFSRQHFSPHPWSASTSGESPVPPPSTVSSSALSTSAVAPPPQPKPGSSSQQDRKVPPPIGTERLARIRGGSVNPPLLTTSYTASVGQGGIWSFGVGSASEAMSGWSQPLMSSHMMHPQLQAEQSAFSQHQPMEQDDTGIANPANNYHQPQHLPNSYMDFPKGMPMSMYGGTMLPPHPPMAEGPGGPMYNGLHAGDPAWSPIIKVVPNNADNSDPQQQVWPGTWAPHVGNVHLNHVN, encoded by the exons GTGGAGTCATTCATCCTGGACCAGGAGGACCTTGATAACCCCATCATGAAGACGGCGTCAGAGTTGCTTTTATCCAGCGCCACAGATGGTGTAGATTTGAGGACTGTTGATCCAGAGACACAAGCCCGACTGGAAGCTCTACTGGAAGCCGCAG GCATCGGTAAACTGTCCACTGCCGATGGTAAAGCTTTTGCAGACCCCGAGGTGCTACGGCGACTGACGTCCTCTGTGAGTTGTGCCCTGGACGAAGCTGCTGCAGCCCTGACCCGTATGAGAGCCGAAAACACACTCAACGCCGGCCAAGCCGACAA CCGTAGTTTAGCAGAGGCGTGCTCAGACGGGGATGTCAATGCGGTGCGCAAGCTGCTGGACGAGGGACGGAGTGTCAACgaacacacagaggaaggagagagccTGCTGTGCCTCGCCTGCTCAGCCGGCTACTATGAACTCGCACAG GTTTTGTTGGCCATGCATGCCAACGTGGAGGACCGGGGCATCAAAGGAGACATAACGCCACTCATGGCTGCCGCCAGCGGAGGTTATGTGGACATCGTCAAACTGCTTCTCGTCCACGGGGCAGATGTTAATGCACAATCTTCCACAG GCAACACAGCTCTGACGTACGCGTGTGCTGGTGGCTTCGTCGACGTGGTGAAGGTGCTACTGAAAGAGGGTGCTAACATTGAGGACCACAACGAGAACGGACACACACCTCTCATGGAGGCGGCCAGTGCTGGCCACGTGGAAGTGGCCAGGGTACTCTTGGAGTATGGCGCTGGAATCAACACACACTCCAACGAGTTCAAGGAGAGCGCTCTCACACTCGCCTGCTATAaag GTCACTTGGATATGGTGCGTTTTCTGTTGGAGGCTGGAGCAGACCAGGAACACAAGACAGATGAGATGCACACAGCACTGATGGAGGCGTGCATG GACGGCCATGTGGAGGTGGCACGGCTGCTGTTGGACAGCGGCGCGCAGGTCAACATGCCAGCCGATTCCTTCGAGTCGCCCCTTACCCTCGCAGCCTGCGGAGGACACGTGGAGCTGGCAGCCTTGCTCATAGAGAGAGGAGCCAACCTGGAAGAG GTCAATGATGAGGGCTACACCCCTCTGATGGAGGCAGCTAGAGAAGGCCATGAGGAGATGGTAGCACTGCTGCTGGCTCAAG GTGCTAACATCAACGCCCAGACAGAGGAGACCCAGGAGACGGCATTAACTCTAGCATGCTGCGGAGGCTTCTTGGAAGTGGCCGACTTCCTCATCAAGGCGGGCGCTGACATTGAGCTGGGCTGCTCCACACCTCTAATGGAGGCTGCACAGGAAGGCCATCTGGAGTTGGTGAAATACCTACTGGCTGCAG GGGCAAACGTGCATGCCACCACAGCAACGGGCGACACAGCGTTGACGTATGCGTGTGAGAACGGGCACACTGATGTGGCTGatgtgctgctgcaggctggAGCCAACTTG GAACACGAGTCTGAAGGAGGGCGGACGCCCTTGATGAAGGCAGCAAGAGCAGGACACCTCTGTACAGTGCAGTTCCTAATCAGCAAAG GTGCTAATGTGAACAGAGCTACTGCCAACAATGATCACACAGTGGTGTCTCTGGCCTGTGCTGGAGGACATCTGGCtgtggtggagctgctgctggcacATGGGGCGGATCCCACACACAGACTCAAa GATGGTTCAACCATGTTGATAGAAGCTGCTAAGGGTGGCCACACCAATGTGGTTTCCTACCTGTTGGACTACCCCAACAACATCCTGTCTGTCCCAGCCCCCGACCTCTCCCAGCTCACTCCCCCCTCGCAAGATGCCTCTCAG GTTCCACGTGTCCCATTCCAAGCTCTCGCCATGGTAGTGCCCCCTCAGGAGCCCGACCGAGCCCCGTCAAACATCGCCACCCCCCCACCCGTCTCCAGCAAAG GCGTGTCGAAACAGAGACAGGCAGCCCTTCAGCCCGGTGTCCCCAGCTCAGTTGGCCGGGGTCCTGAAGCAGAGCCCCTGCCGCCCTTCCACTTGTGCCAGCCACTAGAGTGCATTGTGGAGGAGACGGAGGGAAAACTGAACGAGCTGGGTCAAAGAATCAGTGCTATTGAGAAGGCCCAGCTTCAGTCCCTAGAGCTCATTCAGGGGGAGCCGCTCACCAAAGACAAAATTGAGGAGctgaagaaaagcagagaggagcag gtacagaagaaaaagaaaatcttgaaGGAGTTGCAGAAGGTGGAGCgccagctgcagctgaaaacacagcaacagttCACCAAAGAGTACATGGAGGCGAAGGGTTtaaaggaggagcaggaggccgGACAAAGCCAGGGCCCCGGCCCGGGGCCCGGAAGTACGCCGTCTGCTCCAGGGCCCCTTCCCACGACACCTGGTGCCCTAGTACACACCAGCTCTGACACAGATGAAGAGGCCAACAAAGATGGGGAGCAAGAGGAGCAGCCAGGGGACGAAGGGGAAGAG GACGAGGAAGACGACGACGAAGAGGAAGGTTCGGAggaagagggagatggagaagagGACGACTACCCGAAGCTTCCTCAGGTGGGCACAATCCTCTACAGGGATGGGCCACAGCCTCCACAGCAGCCTCCTCTGCCCCCTTCGCCACAGGCTCAGCcccagcctcctcctccgcctgtTCCAGCTGCGTTCGTCCCTATCCAACCCCTGCCAGACTACAACTCTGCAGATTACCCGGGAAGCACCAGTCCAGAGCTGCAGAGGGTATTAGTGGGGCAACAGATGCTGGGGCAACAGCAGCAGGGTCAACAGTTGCCTGGGTTAAGCCCGGGAATGATACCTCAGCAGGCCCCAGATGGGCTCATGGTAGCTACACCTGCACAGACGCTCACAGACACGCTGGATGACATCATGGCGG CTGTGAGCAGCCGTGTGCCCATGATGAACACTACAACCTCACCCACACCCCTGTCCCAGCCACCCACACAGATGCCCGCAAACATCGCCTCGCCCCCTTCAGTCCTGCCCCTCTACCCCTCTGTTGACATAGATGCACAT ACGGAGAGCAACCATGACACAGCGCTGACACTGGCGTGTGCAGGAGGGCATGAGGAGCTAGTGTCTGTCCTAATTGCACGGGGAGCCAACATTGAGCACCGGGACAAAAAAG GTTTTACTCCTCTGATCCTGGCTGCCACTGCTGGTCACGTAGGAGTGGTGGAGGTACTCCTGGACAAAGGGGGTGACATTGAGGCTCAGTCAGAGAGAACCAAAGACACGCCCCTCTCCCTGGCCTGCTCTGGGGGACGCCAGGAG GTggttgagctgctgctgcttcggGGAGCCAATAAGGAACACCGCAACGTTTCCGACTACACGCCTCTTAGTCTGGCTGCTTCTGGGGGTTACGTCAACATCATCAAGATACTCCTCAACGCCGGAGCTGAGATCAACTCCAG GACTGGCAGCAAGCTGGGAATCTCTCCTCTGATGCTGGCAGCTATGAACGGTCATGTCCCGGCAGTGAAGCTGTTGCTGGATATGGGCTCGGACATCAACGCCCAGATTGAGaccaacagaaacacagctcTAACCCTAGCCTGCTTCCAGGGGCGCGCTGAGGTCGTCAGTCTGCTGCTAGATCGCAAGGCCAACGTTGAGCATCGTGCTAAG ACTGGCCTTACTCCTCTGATGGAAGCAGCCTCAGGAGGATATGCAGAGGTGGGCCGAGTGCTGCTGGACAAAGGCGCTGATGTCAACGCTCCGCCTGTTCCCTCATCGAGAGACACTGCCCTCACCATTGCTGCAGACAAAGGCCACTACAAGTTTTGTGAGCTGCTTATCAACAG GGGTGCCCATATCGATGTACGAAACAAGAAAGGGAACACTCCTCTCTGGCTGGCAGCAAACGGCGGTCATTTTGACGTGGTCCAGCTCTTGGTGCACGCCAGCGCTGATGTGGATGCAGCTGACAACCGCAAGATTACCCCACTCATGGCTGCATTTCGCAAG GGTCATGTGAAGGTGGTGCAGTATCTTGTGAAGGAGGTCAACCAGTTCCCATCAGATATCGAGTGCATGAGATATATCGCCACCATCGCTGACAAG GAGCTGTTGAAGAAGTGCCACCAATGCATGGAGACCATTGTCAAAGCCAAAGACCAGCAGGCAGCCGAGGCCAACAAGAATGCTAGCATTCTCCTTAAGGAGCTAGACTTGGAGAAG TCCCGAGAGGAGAGCAAGAAGCAGGCCCTGGCTGCTAAGCGTGAGAAGCGTAAGGAGAaacgaaagaagaagaaggaggagcagaagaggaagcaggaggaagaggaggggcaGAAAACTAAGGAGGATTGCTCTGAGATgcaggagcagaaggaggatTCAGCCGATG AAGCAGAGGTCCCTATTGAGCCTCCAAGTgcaactaccaccaccaccattggTATTTCTGCCACCTCCACCACTTTCACTACAGCCTTTGGTAAGAAGAGAGCGAGTGTGGCCACTACCCCGAGCACTAATCGcaagaacaaaaagaacaagaccAAGGACTCTTCGCCCAACGAACCCATCATATTACAGGATCCGCAG GTTGCACTAGCACAGCACAAGGCTGACAAGAACAAGATCCACGGTGAGCCACGGGGCGGGGGCGGGGGAGTGACTGGCGGCAACAGCGATTCCGACCCCTTGGATAGCACCGACTGTGCcagtgaaagcagcagcagcgggggCAAGAGTCAGGAGCTCAACTACCTCCCTgacctcacctcctcctcctcctcctcctcttcctcctcctcctcttcctcagccCCCTCTTCAGGAGCGGCTCAGTCTCAGATCCTCCTGCGCGGCCCAGAGAAGAGACACTGTCCTCAGCTGCCGATGGACGGCAAAGTGGACAACAAGGTCACGGTCTCCATCTCAAAACCAACGCAAAA AGCTCCGGACATGATCGACTCCTCCAATTCCTTGCCCTCTCCATTCAAGACCATGGCCCTTCCCATCACCTCACCCAACAGTAAACTCTGTCTCACAAGCCCCAAGAGAGGccagaagagagaagaaggttGGAAGGAGGTGGTCAGAAG ATCAAAGAAGCTGTCTGTGCCAGCCTCTGTCGTATCTCGGATCATGGGCCGAGGAGGCTGCAACATCACAGCCATCCAGGACGTGACAGGAGCTCACATCGACGTCGACAAACAGAAGGACAAGAACGGGGAGAGGATGATCACCATAAG AGGAGGCACGGAGTCTACACGGTATGCAGTCCAGCTGATCAATGCTCTAATCCAAGATCCAGCCAAAGAGCTTGAAGATCTGATCCCCCGGAATCACATCAGAGCCCCAGGCTCTAAAACAACCTCAGCTTCCTTCCCCAGTACCACAGGGACCACCAGTGGTTCAACCACCGGGCCTAAGGCCCTCAGCGCGTTGGTGACCTCCACAGGCGTCTCGTTCCAGCCCTCTTCATCCTCGTCTTCAGCCTCCTCTCAGGCCGGGGGAAAGATTGGGAAGGGGCTGTCATCAAACGTCAGACAGCCTTTCCCCGTGTCTCTGCCCTTGGCGTATGCCCACCCTCAGTTGGCTTTACTGGCTGCTCAGACCATGCACCAGATCAGACACCCTCGTCTACCCATGGCGCAGTTTGGTGGCACCTTCTCTCCCGCCGCGAGCACCTGGGGACCTTTCCCTGTGCGTCCCGTGAGTCCTGGCAGTGCTAACAGCTCCCCCAAACACAATGGAGGAACCAACGGCACGGGAGGCCAGGCCAGACCCAACTCGACCCATAGTGagcacagcagcacagccaGCTCAGGAGCCTCAGTCAcgaccaccaacaccaccaccaccatcgcTCCTAACACGTCTACAGCCGCAGGCTCGCCTCATACCCCGAACCCCACCCCATACAATCCCCAGCCGAGCCTCCCCACTCCTTCCTCTGTCAGAAAACAGCTCTTCGCGCCTGACCCCAAGCCTGCTGGTGTCGCCCCTGTGTCTGTGGCTGCAACTTCTTCTAGTGGCAGCAATGCAGTGCGAGGCACGGGTTCTCCTGCACATCACAGTTCCACTACAACTACGGCGAACGCCCCTCAGCAACCAGTCGGACCCATTTCGCAGCCCCCCATCCAGCCAACTAAAACAGAGCCCAGCGCTGTTGCCCCTCCTGGAAAAGACAAGCCCTCTCTACCTGTAGAGAACCAGCCTGTTTCTGTCAGCGAGAGCATCAACTCTGTGGGTTTCACTGCCCCTGCCATGGCTTTACCTCCCAAGCCAGAGCCTCGACAGCAGTtacctccccctccctcctctgtacCATCCTCAGAGGCTCCACCACCCCTCCTCAACCCACAGCACAGTTCCCATCTCCCCTCAgcacctcctcctgtcctctcacACAATGTTGCACATCCCAACAACACTGTACCCCACTTCTCAGCCCCTGCCCCCAGAGTCTCCCATCGTATGCAGCCACCAGGGCCTTACTACTCCCttcctgagcagcagcagcagcaacaacagcagcagacgCAACAGCAGCAATCTGTGTTTGTGCCCTTCAACGCTCAGCAAGAACCCCCGAAACAGACCCAAAACCAGACGTCCCAGCCCACAACTTTGCCTCCACAAGCCCAAGCTCAAGCTCCAGGCTCCCTTCAGGTCTCTGCTAACCTTGGGATGATGAACGGTTCCCAGATGCAGCATGTGGCCAGCGCAGGCAAGCCTCAGCAGTTACCCCCCAACTTTGGCGCTGCAGGTCTCTTCAACTTCAGCACCATCTTTGATAACAATAGCCAG GTTGGAAACAATCAGGTGTGGGGTGGATGCCATCTGCCAGCTCGATCACCTCCAGAGCAGTCGTACTCGGCCCCACCAGCCTACATGATGGAGAACATGAtgcccccgcctcctccagaCAGCTCCAAAGCGCCTGGCTACCGCTCTGCCTCACAGAGGATGGTCAACAGTCCCATCG CGTTGACCAGCTATGCCACCAGTATCTCTGGCAGCCCGGTGTATCTGCACGGTCATACACCGGTTGGCACACCCTCGTTCAGCAGACAGCACTTTTCTCCTCACCCTTGGAGTGCATCCACATCAG GTGAATCTCctgtccctcctccctccacgGTGTCATCCTCAGCTCTCTCCACCTCAGCTGTGgcccctcctcctcagcctaAGCCTGGCAGCTCATCGCAGCAGGACCGGAAGGTTCCCCCACCCATCGGCACAGAGCGGCTGGCCAGGATCAGGGGGGGTTCTGTTAACCCACCTCTCCTCACCACCAGCTACACGGCATCTGTTGGACAGGGAGGCATTTGGTCATTTGGGGTCGGCAGTGCTTCAG AGGCCATGTCTGGTTGGTCCCAGCCCCTAATGAGCAGCCACATGATGCACCCTCAGCTGCAGGCAGAGCAGTCGGCCTTCTCTCAGCACCAGCCCATGGAGCAGGATGACACAGGCATCGCAAACCCTGCCAACAACTACCACCAGCCGCAGCATTTGCCCAACAGTTACATGGACTTCCCAAAG GGGATGCCTATGTCAATGTATGGAGGAACCATGCTGCCCCCTCATCCTCCCATGGCAGAGGGGCCAGGGGGACCGATGTACAATGGTTTGCACGCTGGTGATCCTGCATGGAGCCCCATTATCAAAGTGGTCCCAAATAATGCAGATAACTCTGACCCACAGCAGCAG GTGTGGCCTGGTACCTGGGCACCTCATGTGGGCAATGTGCACCTGAACCATGTCAACTAG